CTGACATCTGATTACTTCGCCTCCGCTGCCTTCAGTTCCCGCTCGCGCCGCACCGTGAGGATGCGCGCCTTGTCTTTCCGCAGTTCCCGGTACTTCTTCAGACCCTCCATCTGGCCCAGCGACATCTGCAGGCGCAGATGGAACATCTGCTCGTCGATTTCATGGAGCTTCACGTCGAGCTCCTTGGTATCCAGCTCTCGAATCTTGTCGGCCTTCATGGTTTCATCCCGATCTGGCGCCGGCTCAGGCGTCGGTCTCCTGCCGGACGACGAACTTGGTGCGCACGGGCAGCTTCATCGCGGCCAGGCGCATCGCTTCGGCGGCCGTCTCCTGCGGCACGCCTTCCATTTCGAACAGAATCTTGCCGGGGCGCACCACCGCCACCCACTCTTCCGGCGCGCCCTTGCCCTTGCCCATACGGGTTTCCGCAGGCTTCTTGGTGATGGGCTTGTCGGGGAAGAGCCGGATCCAGATCTTGCCGCCGCGCTTGACGAAGCGGGTCATCGCGATACGCGCGGCCTCGATCTGGCGGCCGGTGATCCAGGCCGGCCCGAGGGCCTTGAGCCCGAACTCGCCGAAGGCGATGGTGGAGCCGCGCCAGGCCTTGCCCTTGCGGCGCCCGCGCTGCTGCTTGCGGTACTTGACTTTCTTCGGCATCAACATGGGTCGATCTCTCCCTGGTCAATTCGCTCCGGCGCGGGTCACTCCCCGGCCGCCGGCTCATCCACCGGGGGCGGCGGAGGAGGCGGCTCGATGGCGGCTGCGGGCGGAGGCGCGGCGGCCTGCGGCTGGCGTTCGGGGCGCGGCTCGCGCCGTTCGCGCCGCTCGGGGCGCGGATTGCGCCGCGGCTCGTCGCTGCGGCTGCGCCGCGTGAAGCCGTCGGTCGGCACTTCGCCCTTGTACACCCAAACCTTGATTCCGATGACGCCGTAGGTGGTGTAGGCCTCGGCGAAACCGTAGTCGATGTCGGCGCGCAGCGTGTGCAGGGGCAGCTGGCCCTGCAGATACCACTCGCTGCGGGCGATTTCGGCGCCGTTCAGGCGGCCCGAGACGCGCACCTTGATCCCCTTGCAGCCGAAGCGCTGGGCGCTTTCCACGGCCTTGCGCATGGCGCGGCGGAAGGCGATGCGCTTCTCCAGCTGCAGCGCGATGGATTCGGCCACCAGCTGGGCGTCCATCTCCGGCTTGTGGACTTCCTGGATGTCGATGAAGACTTCCCGCTTCGTCTTCTGCGCCAGCTCCTGCTTGAGCTTCTCGATCTCGGCGCCCTTGCGGCCGATGATGATGCCGGGCCGCGACGTGTGGATGGTGATGCGGAGCTTGCTGCCGCCGGGCCGCTCGACCTCGACGGCGCTGACGCCGGCCGCCTTCAGCCGCTCGCGCAGCATCTCCTTCAGCTCGAGGTCCTCGTGCAGAAGCCGCGCATAGTCCTGCGTGGCGAACCAGCGGGAGCGCCAGTTCTTGGTGATCCCGAGCCGGAATCCGTAAGGATGGACTTTCTGACCCATGCTATTCCTTCTCCGCCTGCTGCCCGCCGCGGGGGCCGACCTTGACGACGATATGCGCGAGCCGCCGCTGATAGCGGTAGGCGCGCCCCATCGGGGCGGGCCGGATCCGCTTCATCCGCGGCCCTTCGTTGACGTACGCTTCCACCACGAACAGATCGTCGACGTCGACCTCGCTGTCGCGGTTCTCGGCGTTGGCGATGGCCGAACGCAGCACTTTCTCCACCATCGGCGCCACGCGCTTGTTCGTGGTGCGGAGGATCGTGATGGCGTCGCCGGCCTTCCTGCCGCGGATCAGGTCGACGACGAGCCGCGCCTTCTGCGGCGACGTCCTCACCATTCTGGCTTCCGCTTTCGCGATCATCTTCCTGTTCCTTTCACTCTCCCGTGCCAGCCTCAGC
This DNA window, taken from Bryobacteraceae bacterium, encodes the following:
- the rplP gene encoding 50S ribosomal protein L16, with the translated sequence MLMPKKVKYRKQQRGRRKGKAWRGSTIAFGEFGLKALGPAWITGRQIEAARIAMTRFVKRGGKIWIRLFPDKPITKKPAETRMGKGKGAPEEWVAVVRPGKILFEMEGVPQETAAEAMRLAAMKLPVRTKFVVRQETDA
- the rpsC gene encoding 30S ribosomal protein S3, which translates into the protein MGQKVHPYGFRLGITKNWRSRWFATQDYARLLHEDLELKEMLRERLKAAGVSAVEVERPGGSKLRITIHTSRPGIIIGRKGAEIEKLKQELAQKTKREVFIDIQEVHKPEMDAQLVAESIALQLEKRIAFRRAMRKAVESAQRFGCKGIKVRVSGRLNGAEIARSEWYLQGQLPLHTLRADIDYGFAEAYTTYGVIGIKVWVYKGEVPTDGFTRRSRSDEPRRNPRPERRERREPRPERQPQAAAPPPAAAIEPPPPPPPVDEPAAGE
- the rplV gene encoding 50S ribosomal protein L22 gives rise to the protein MIAKAEARMVRTSPQKARLVVDLIRGRKAGDAITILRTTNKRVAPMVEKVLRSAIANAENRDSEVDVDDLFVVEAYVNEGPRMKRIRPAPMGRAYRYQRRLAHIVVKVGPRGGQQAEKE